A stretch of the Alphaproteobacteria bacterium genome encodes the following:
- a CDS encoding DUF2937 family protein, which yields MASLAGAVLLAVAGLAGSQLLAFMQQYAQRLAGHLDEARRQLVQAQDGSGVFAGVAVDVRQTVAEAMMLRVEGLTAAMDGLDQAGPWQRPFVFIQNLDWSIAAGTASDFTPALPLDTTSLVYGATAIIVVWSVLQLAGAALRRRRA from the coding sequence ATGGCCAGCCTGGCTGGCGCCGTTCTGCTGGCTGTGGCCGGCCTCGCCGGGTCTCAGTTGCTGGCCTTCATGCAGCAATACGCCCAGCGCCTGGCCGGCCACCTGGATGAGGCGCGGCGACAACTGGTTCAGGCGCAGGACGGAAGCGGCGTCTTTGCCGGTGTGGCGGTCGACGTGCGACAGACGGTTGCCGAAGCAATGATGCTACGGGTGGAGGGGCTGACGGCCGCAATGGACGGGCTGGATCAGGCCGGGCCATGGCAGCGGCCCTTCGTCTTCATACAGAACCTGGACTGGAGCATTGCCGCAGGCACCGCCAGCGATTTCACGCCGGCCCTGCCCCTGGACACCACCAGCCTGGTCTATGGCGCAACCGCAATCATCGTCGTGTGGTCGGTTCTGCAGCTCGCCGGTGCGGCGCTGCGCCGCCGTCGTGCCTGA
- a CDS encoding D-Ala-D-Ala carboxypeptidase family metallohydrolase, producing the protein MTLYSHYSEVPPEDWPWPDFTPQEMACRGTGMIGFHPGFMTGLQTLRSLLDSPMTVTSACRSAAHNRRVGGHSKSLHVCDEPLHAGQQGTLAVDIATVDGAYRGRLFALAWQQGWSIGWNAPGRFLHLDLRGEISLPQATFDY; encoded by the coding sequence GTGACCCTGTACTCTCACTACTCCGAAGTGCCGCCGGAAGACTGGCCGTGGCCGGATTTTACGCCGCAGGAGATGGCTTGCCGGGGCACCGGCATGATCGGCTTTCACCCGGGATTTATGACCGGTCTGCAAACGCTCCGGTCGTTGCTGGATTCGCCAATGACCGTGACCTCCGCTTGCCGGTCGGCGGCGCATAACCGGCGTGTCGGCGGTCATTCCAAAAGCCTGCACGTCTGCGACGAACCGCTGCACGCTGGCCAGCAGGGAACGCTGGCCGTGGATATTGCCACCGTTGACGGCGCATATCGTGGCCGGCTGTTCGCGCTGGCCTGGCAACAGGGTTGGTCAATCGGCTGGAACGCACCCGGGCGGTTCCTGCATCTTGACCTGCGCGGCGAGATCAGCTTGCCACAAGCCACCTTCGACTATTGA
- a CDS encoding 3TM-type holin, whose amino-acid sequence MVVSTIVGQLAGPLFGLIDKLFTSEDERAAAKQKLLELEQAGELEATRQQLSVILAEAQSADPWTSRARPTFLYLMYVIIMMCVGGAIAGIWWPDSVTTAAQNMTNLLGAIPESLYWLFGAGYLGYTGARSFDKWRGGGP is encoded by the coding sequence ATGGTGGTCTCGACCATTGTCGGCCAACTGGCCGGCCCGCTGTTCGGGTTGATTGACAAGCTGTTCACGTCTGAAGACGAGCGAGCGGCGGCCAAGCAGAAGCTGCTTGAACTGGAGCAGGCCGGCGAACTGGAGGCCACCCGCCAGCAGCTTTCGGTGATCCTGGCCGAAGCGCAATCAGCCGACCCATGGACCAGTCGCGCTCGCCCCACATTCCTCTACCTGATGTATGTGATCATCATGATGTGCGTCGGCGGCGCCATCGCCGGCATCTGGTGGCCGGACTCGGTGACCACGGCGGCGCAGAACATGACCAATCTTCTTGGTGCCATTCCCGAAAGTCTCTACTGGCTCTTCGGCGCCGGCTATCTTGGCTATACGGGTGCGCGCAGCTTCGACAAGTGGCGCGGTGGCGGTCCGTGA
- the ykgO gene encoding type B 50S ribosomal protein L36: MKVINSLKTAKTRHKACRVIRRKGRVYVINKTNPRFKARQG; encoded by the coding sequence ATGAAAGTCATCAATTCGCTGAAGACGGCAAAAACCCGCCACAAGGCGTGCCGCGTCATCCGCCGCAAGGGCCGGGTTTATGTGATCAACAAGACCAATCCGCGCTTCAAGGCCCGCCAGGGCTAG
- a CDS encoding FAD-linked oxidase C-terminal domain-containing protein, with amino-acid sequence MLMPEPDPSVIARRREIARDLANLLPDGAVVADLAALKAWESDALTAYRQPPLIVVLPETTEQVSQVLRYCHGNGVKVVPRGAGTSLSGGALPLADGIVVALTKFTRILDIDTDNRTVTAQSGVTNLAITHAVQDRGFFYAPDPSSQVVCTIGGNIAENSGGIHCLKYGLTTNNVLGAQVVMMDGEVLQIGGKALDASGYDLMGVLTGSEGLLAVVTEVTVRILPKPPSVSGLLVAFPTIESAGATVAAVIGAGIIPAAMEMMDRISIGATEAFVKSGYPSDAEAVLIVELDGPPEEVAELTERVMDIARAEGATSVRASRDEAERQLFWAGRKAAFPAMARLMPDYYVMDGTIPRGRMPEVLSRIGEIGRRYQLAVANVFHAGDGNLHPLIMYDASEAGMTEQAEACGAEILRLCVEVGGVLTGEHGVGVEKRDLMPTMFSDDDLKQQQRLKCAFDPRQLLNPGKVFPTLHRCAELGRMHVHRGQVPFPDLPRF; translated from the coding sequence ATGCTCATGCCGGAGCCCGACCCGTCGGTTATCGCCCGCCGCCGTGAGATCGCCCGTGACCTGGCGAATCTTCTGCCCGACGGCGCCGTAGTTGCCGATCTGGCAGCATTGAAGGCGTGGGAATCCGATGCGCTCACCGCCTATCGTCAGCCGCCGCTGATCGTTGTGCTGCCGGAAACAACGGAACAGGTCAGCCAGGTGCTGCGCTATTGTCATGGCAATGGCGTCAAGGTGGTGCCGCGCGGCGCCGGCACATCGCTGTCAGGCGGCGCCCTGCCACTGGCCGACGGCATCGTCGTGGCGCTGACCAAGTTCACGCGCATCCTCGACATCGATACTGACAATCGCACGGTCACCGCACAGTCCGGCGTCACCAACCTGGCCATCACCCATGCGGTGCAGGACCGGGGCTTCTTCTATGCGCCCGATCCGTCGAGTCAGGTTGTTTGCACCATCGGTGGTAATATCGCGGAGAACTCCGGCGGCATTCACTGTCTGAAATATGGCCTTACCACCAACAATGTGCTGGGTGCACAGGTGGTGATGATGGATGGCGAGGTGCTGCAGATCGGCGGCAAGGCACTGGACGCATCCGGCTATGACTTGATGGGCGTGCTGACCGGATCTGAAGGCCTGCTTGCGGTGGTGACGGAAGTGACCGTGCGCATCCTGCCAAAACCACCCTCGGTCAGCGGCCTGCTGGTTGCCTTTCCCACCATAGAAAGCGCCGGCGCCACCGTGGCGGCCGTGATTGGCGCCGGCATCATTCCGGCCGCCATGGAAATGATGGACCGCATCTCCATCGGCGCGACGGAAGCCTTCGTCAAGAGCGGCTATCCGAGCGATGCGGAGGCGGTGCTCATCGTCGAGCTGGACGGGCCGCCGGAGGAAGTGGCGGAGCTGACCGAGCGGGTCATGGACATCGCCCGCGCCGAGGGCGCCACGTCGGTCCGGGCCAGTCGCGACGAAGCGGAACGTCAGCTATTCTGGGCTGGCCGCAAGGCGGCCTTCCCGGCAATGGCGCGTCTTATGCCCGACTACTACGTCATGGACGGAACCATTCCGCGCGGCCGCATGCCGGAGGTTCTGAGCCGCATCGGCGAGATCGGCCGGCGCTATCAGCTTGCGGTGGCCAATGTGTTTCATGCGGGCGATGGCAATCTGCACCCGCTGATCATGTATGACGCCAGCGAAGCGGGCATGACCGAACAGGCGGAAGCCTGCGGCGCCGAGATCCTCAGGCTATGCGTGGAGGTGGGTGGCGTCCTGACCGGCGAGCACGGAGTCGGTGTGGAGAAACGCGATCTTATGCCGACCATGTTCAGCGATGACGATCTGAAGCAGCAGCAACGCCTCAAGTGCGCCTTTGATCCGCGGCAACTGCTCAATCCCGGCAAGGTCTTTCCGACACTCCATCGCTGCGCCGAACTGGGCCGCATGCATGTTCATCGCGGCCAGGTGCCGTTTCCGGACCTGCCGCGGTTCTGA
- the glcE gene encoding glycolate oxidase subunit GlcE encodes MATILSPTSTAEVREILAWAVSGTVPLAVQGHGSRDSYGRPVAAQHKLVLERLAGIISYEPQELVLTAHAGTTMTEIEAALAAAGQMLAFEPPDPRFLFGAATAGTLGGCLSTNLSGPRRVKAGAARDHFVGFQAVSGRAEIFHAGGKVVKNVTGYDLPKLMAGAFGTLGVLTEVTIRVVPAPADRCTLATSGLTEEEAGRALSAALNSPYEVSGAAHLPAAVASRLASGLAGGDSGSLTLVRLEGFPRSVASRADSLGDLLAAAEGSPPWHAVPPAVADKAWLAVRDVWPLIGGEAGDDCLWRIVVPAAAGPGLAAAFGRAVGGRSFFDWGGGLVWLATAAAVTRDTAGDLRRAAQTLGGHAALVRAPADLRRTIPVFQPEPDGRAALSRRVKSGFDPAGVLNPGRMVEGA; translated from the coding sequence ATGGCCACCATACTTAGTCCGACCAGCACGGCCGAAGTGCGCGAAATCCTCGCCTGGGCCGTCTCCGGCACCGTGCCACTGGCGGTGCAGGGTCATGGCTCCAGGGACTCCTATGGCCGACCGGTGGCCGCCCAGCACAAGCTGGTGCTGGAGCGTCTTGCCGGGATCATCAGCTATGAGCCGCAGGAGCTGGTCCTGACCGCCCATGCGGGCACCACCATGACGGAGATAGAGGCGGCGCTCGCGGCGGCCGGTCAAATGCTGGCATTCGAGCCGCCCGATCCGCGTTTCCTGTTCGGTGCGGCGACGGCCGGCACCCTCGGCGGTTGTCTGTCCACCAATCTGTCGGGGCCACGTCGGGTGAAGGCCGGGGCCGCGCGTGACCACTTCGTCGGGTTCCAGGCGGTCAGTGGCCGGGCTGAGATATTCCATGCCGGTGGCAAGGTGGTGAAGAACGTTACGGGCTATGACCTGCCGAAGCTGATGGCCGGTGCTTTTGGCACGTTGGGGGTGCTGACCGAAGTGACTATCCGGGTGGTGCCGGCGCCGGCCGACCGTTGTACGCTGGCGACAAGCGGCCTGACGGAAGAGGAAGCAGGGCGCGCATTGTCGGCGGCCCTCAACAGCCCCTATGAAGTGTCTGGTGCGGCACATCTGCCGGCCGCCGTTGCCAGTAGACTTGCCAGTGGACTTGCCGGTGGTGACAGCGGATCGCTGACCCTCGTGCGCCTGGAAGGCTTTCCGCGCTCCGTTGCGTCGCGGGCGGATTCCCTGGGTGACCTTCTGGCGGCGGCGGAAGGTTCGCCGCCGTGGCATGCGGTGCCGCCGGCGGTGGCTGACAAGGCATGGCTGGCGGTGCGCGATGTCTGGCCGCTGATTGGGGGAGAGGCCGGCGATGATTGTTTGTGGCGGATTGTTGTCCCGGCCGCCGCCGGTCCCGGCCTGGCTGCGGCCTTTGGCCGGGCCGTGGGCGGACGCAGCTTCTTCGACTGGGGCGGCGGTCTCGTCTGGCTTGCCACCGCGGCGGCTGTGACACGCGATACGGCCGGTGACCTGCGGCGGGCGGCGCAAACTCTGGGCGGTCATGCGGCGCTGGTTCGCGCGCCGGCCGATCTGCGACGCACCATACCGGTGTTCCAGCCGGAACCGGACGGCCGCGCCGCGCTGTCCCGTCGCGTCAAGTCCGGTTTTGACCCGGCCGGCGTGCTCAATCCTGGTCGCATGGTCGAGGGCGCATAG
- a CDS encoding heterodisulfide reductase-related iron-sulfur binding cluster: MQVSFSAEQKSDPAIRMAESILRACVHCGFCLPACPTYQVAGDERDSPRGRIWLIKDMLESGRMAPGESRHIDRCLSCLACQTACPSGVDYQHLVDLARVRIERDVPRPLADRVLRGGLDAVLTRPGLFRLAALAGIALRRAAGLFRLRWPGAVGRTLGLLPGVLPPPSPVDRPASYFATKPAGGFAGNGPRRRVMLLPGCVQTVLAPSINEATVRLLRRAGCEVVVPTGSGCCGALSHHMGREARALHLAAANLRAFAAALENGPVDAIVTNAGGCGVVLKDYGHMLAGDPERAALAQSFAERVRDIGEVLVQVGLPQGAVGASGTKPVLAYQAACSLSNGQKGADHHAALLTAAGFALRPVAGPDFCCGSAGTYNLTQPHMAADLRARKWVVLRRSGAVAVASGNIGCMTHLAAASDALPLVHTVELLDWATGGPRPATL; the protein is encoded by the coding sequence ATGCAGGTCAGCTTCAGCGCCGAACAGAAGAGTGATCCGGCCATCCGCATGGCGGAGTCGATTTTGCGCGCCTGTGTCCATTGCGGCTTTTGCCTGCCGGCCTGCCCCACCTATCAGGTGGCGGGCGACGAGCGGGACAGCCCGCGAGGCCGTATCTGGCTGATCAAGGACATGCTGGAAAGCGGCCGGATGGCGCCCGGTGAAAGCCGCCACATCGACCGATGCCTGTCTTGTCTCGCCTGCCAGACCGCCTGTCCCTCGGGCGTTGACTATCAGCACTTGGTGGATCTGGCGCGGGTTCGCATCGAGCGTGATGTGCCGCGGCCGCTGGCCGATCGCGTGCTGCGCGGTGGGCTTGATGCGGTCCTGACGCGGCCTGGCCTGTTCCGCCTGGCGGCGCTTGCCGGCATAGCCCTGCGCCGCGCCGCCGGCCTGTTCAGGCTGCGCTGGCCTGGCGCCGTCGGTCGGACGCTCGGTCTGTTGCCCGGGGTCTTGCCGCCGCCATCGCCCGTAGATCGGCCGGCCAGTTATTTCGCCACCAAGCCTGCCGGGGGTTTCGCCGGGAACGGGCCACGTCGGCGGGTCATGCTGCTGCCGGGCTGCGTACAGACTGTGCTGGCACCATCCATCAATGAGGCAACGGTGCGGCTGTTGCGGCGGGCCGGCTGTGAGGTGGTGGTGCCCACGGGCAGCGGCTGTTGCGGCGCCCTGTCCCATCACATGGGGCGAGAGGCGCGGGCCCTGCATCTGGCCGCTGCCAATTTGCGCGCTTTTGCTGCGGCGCTCGAAAACGGACCGGTGGACGCCATTGTCACCAATGCGGGTGGTTGCGGTGTGGTCCTCAAGGACTATGGCCACATGCTGGCCGGCGATCCTGAGCGGGCGGCGCTGGCGCAAAGTTTTGCCGAACGGGTCCGTGACATCGGTGAAGTTCTGGTCCAGGTGGGCCTGCCACAGGGCGCGGTGGGGGCATCCGGGACAAAGCCGGTGCTGGCCTATCAGGCGGCCTGCTCGCTCAGCAACGGCCAGAAAGGCGCCGACCATCATGCGGCACTTCTGACGGCCGCCGGATTTGCCCTGCGACCGGTCGCCGGGCCCGACTTCTGCTGCGGTTCCGCTGGCACCTACAACCTGACCCAGCCGCATATGGCGGCAGACCTGCGCGCGCGCAAATGGGTGGTTCTCCGCCGCAGCGGGGCGGTGGCGGTCGCTTCGGGCAATATCGGCTGCATGACCCATCTGGCCGCCGCGTCGGATGCCCTGCCACTGGTTCATACGGTGGAGCTGCTGGACTGGGCGACAGGGGGGCCAAGGCCCGCCACCCTCTGA
- a CDS encoding response regulator, whose product MKDYDLSRLNLLLVDDNKHILSVLRTALNGLGVQSIQEANDGAEAFDVLKRFAADIVIVDYLMSPIDGLTFTQMTRTARDSPDPSVPIIMLTANTAIRQVREARDAGVTEFLAKPITVRALYERLLAIIEEPRPFIRCSTYIGPDRRRRHDPAYTGPDRRFGQEGDVGNVKRTEHLKERLTRRETARSWRRVS is encoded by the coding sequence ATGAAGGACTATGACCTTAGTCGTCTGAACCTGCTGCTTGTGGACGACAACAAGCACATTCTGTCGGTTCTGCGGACGGCGCTGAACGGCCTTGGTGTGCAAAGTATTCAGGAAGCCAATGACGGTGCCGAGGCGTTCGATGTGCTTAAACGCTTTGCCGCCGATATCGTGATTGTCGACTATCTTATGTCGCCCATAGACGGGCTGACCTTTACGCAGATGACGCGAACCGCCCGCGATAGCCCGGATCCATCCGTGCCAATCATCATGCTGACCGCCAACACCGCTATTCGCCAGGTTCGCGAGGCGCGTGACGCCGGTGTGACGGAGTTCCTCGCCAAACCGATCACTGTGCGCGCCCTCTATGAGCGGCTGCTGGCGATCATAGAGGAGCCGCGCCCCTTCATTCGCTGCTCCACCTATATCGGGCCTGACCGGCGTCGCCGTCATGATCCGGCCTATACGGGCCCCGACCGGCGGTTTGGTCAGGAAGGCGATGTCGGTAATGTCAAACGCACAGAGCATCTCAAGGAACGCCTGACGCGTCGTGAAACGGCCCGTAGCTGGCGACGGGTCAGCTGA
- the sthA gene encoding Si-specific NAD(P)(+) transhydrogenase: MTAPDTAVLPVAGNPRERHQAEPPADTAAAPSAATAPYDFDLVVIGSGPGGQRAAVQAAKLGKRVAVVERKAVVGGVCINTGTIPSKTLREAALHLSGYRERSVYGASYAVKDRITMDDLLFRTDQVIEREIEVVRHQMKRNGVELLSATASFADPHTLRLDYHEGRGQRTITAAFIIIAVGTRPSSHAIYECDGVQVCDSDQILRLPTLPRSIAVVGGGVIGCEYATIFSALGARVTLIDRRDRLLPFIDHEIIDTLVYVLRKNRMTLRLGEDVERLERHAGRDSKAVSVHLKSGKQVAVDVVLCCIGRDGATDELNLPAAGLQADDRGYLQVDGHYRTSTASVFAVGDVVGFPSLASTSMEQGRLAACAAFGLETQSTPDLFPYGIYTIPEISVVGRTEQELTADSVPYDVGRASYDEIARGQISGGAFGVLKILFHAETRHVLGVSIVGEGATELIHIGQAVMALGGTLDYFVNSVFNYPTLAECYKTAAFDGINRLA; encoded by the coding sequence ATGACCGCGCCGGACACTGCTGTTTTGCCGGTTGCCGGCAACCCGCGCGAGCGGCACCAGGCCGAACCGCCAGCCGATACGGCCGCGGCCCCGTCTGCCGCCACAGCCCCCTATGACTTCGATCTGGTGGTGATCGGCTCCGGGCCCGGCGGCCAGCGCGCCGCGGTGCAGGCGGCCAAGCTTGGCAAGCGGGTCGCCGTGGTCGAGCGCAAAGCGGTCGTCGGCGGTGTGTGCATCAACACCGGCACCATTCCGTCCAAGACTCTGCGCGAAGCGGCCCTCCATCTGTCCGGCTATCGCGAGCGCAGCGTCTATGGCGCCTCTTATGCGGTAAAGGACCGCATCACCATGGACGATCTGCTGTTCCGCACCGATCAGGTGATCGAACGGGAGATCGAAGTGGTGCGCCACCAGATGAAACGCAACGGCGTCGAGCTGCTGTCAGCCACCGCCTCTTTCGCCGATCCGCATACCCTGCGGCTTGACTATCATGAAGGACGCGGCCAGCGCACCATTACGGCGGCGTTCATCATCATCGCCGTGGGTACCAGGCCCTCCAGCCATGCGATCTATGAGTGCGACGGCGTACAGGTGTGCGACAGCGATCAGATCCTGCGTCTGCCCACGCTTCCCCGCTCCATAGCGGTTGTCGGCGGCGGGGTCATCGGCTGCGAGTACGCCACGATCTTTTCCGCCCTCGGCGCACGGGTCACGCTGATTGATCGCCGTGACCGGCTCTTGCCCTTCATCGATCATGAGATCATCGACACCCTGGTCTATGTTCTGCGCAAGAACCGCATGACCCTGCGCCTGGGCGAGGATGTGGAGCGACTGGAAAGACACGCCGGGCGAGACAGCAAGGCCGTCTCGGTTCACCTCAAGAGCGGCAAGCAGGTTGCAGTAGACGTGGTGCTGTGCTGCATCGGCCGCGACGGAGCGACCGACGAGCTGAACCTGCCGGCGGCCGGCCTGCAGGCGGATGATCGCGGCTATCTTCAGGTTGACGGTCACTACCGGACATCGACCGCCAGCGTCTTCGCCGTCGGTGATGTGGTCGGCTTTCCCAGCCTCGCCTCTACCTCCATGGAACAGGGCCGGCTTGCCGCCTGCGCCGCCTTCGGTCTGGAAACACAGTCCACCCCCGACCTCTTTCCCTATGGCATCTACACCATTCCGGAGATTTCCGTGGTTGGCCGCACGGAGCAGGAACTGACCGCCGACAGTGTGCCCTATGATGTGGGACGCGCCAGCTATGACGAAATTGCCCGCGGGCAGATTTCCGGCGGCGCGTTCGGTGTTCTCAAGATCCTGTTCCACGCCGAGACACGTCATGTGCTTGGCGTCAGCATCGTCGGTGAGGGCGCCACGGAGCTGATCCACATCGGCCAGGCGGTGATGGCCCTGGGTGGGACGCTCGACTATTTCGTCAACAGCGTCTTCAACTATCCGACGCTCGCCGAGTGCTACAAGACGGCCGCCTTCGACGGCATCAACCGTCTGGCCTGA
- a CDS encoding PAS domain S-box protein, which produces MESPALGVLVEASASGAIAMDPAGRIIMANPAARAILSATAPDGLIGRVMPDLIEPQDRPQLTEWLAASPAADQSGLFTVRYDAAGETRWLGMLVSWVAAGHQWTAVATFADATDRMRQREELQDRSRLYQSVFDYGLDGIGIVDTDGRMVQANESLARMHGYPRDELVGMTVFDLMFAEDVDDIRQRFDRRASGEAPGVYSVENRYRQKDGTAVWLRIAVTPLELSGQRMFLAMVHDVTQRRSYETRLEQQQHSLEEKVTELEVNQDALERQSRELRALATALESEKHRAEEANEAKSRFLANMSHELRTPLNAILGFSEIMKGELIGDLGSSAYRDYAGNIHESGAHLLALINDVLDMSKVEANRYVLNETEFDLAEVTDAALRQLRPQAERDQIMLEMAVPVGVRLWADERVVRQMVLNLLTNAVKFTPPGGNVVLSVEGVDDRLSLCVRDNGIGIPPGEIDRVTRPFEQVVHDGRAPRAGTGLGLALTKSLIELHGGALRLDSRVGEGTTARLDFPPARLRAQAPLAQGRAI; this is translated from the coding sequence ATGGAATCACCGGCCCTCGGCGTCCTGGTCGAAGCCAGCGCCAGCGGTGCCATTGCTATGGACCCCGCCGGCCGCATCATCATGGCCAATCCGGCGGCTCGGGCGATCCTCTCTGCAACGGCACCTGACGGTCTGATCGGGCGGGTGATGCCCGACCTGATCGAACCGCAGGACCGCCCGCAACTGACGGAGTGGCTGGCCGCGTCGCCGGCAGCCGATCAATCGGGCCTGTTCACAGTGCGTTATGACGCCGCCGGCGAAACCCGCTGGCTCGGTATGCTGGTGTCGTGGGTGGCAGCCGGCCACCAGTGGACGGCCGTGGCTACCTTTGCCGATGCCACCGACCGTATGCGACAGCGGGAAGAGCTGCAGGACCGCAGCCGCTTGTACCAGTCGGTCTTTGACTATGGCCTTGACGGTATTGGTATTGTGGATACCGATGGCCGAATGGTCCAGGCCAATGAGTCCCTGGCCCGCATGCACGGTTATCCGCGCGACGAGCTGGTCGGCATGACGGTCTTCGACCTGATGTTCGCGGAGGATGTCGATGACATTCGCCAACGGTTCGACCGGCGCGCCAGCGGCGAAGCGCCAGGTGTTTACTCGGTGGAGAATCGCTACCGCCAGAAGGACGGTACCGCCGTCTGGCTGCGCATTGCGGTGACACCGCTGGAGCTATCCGGCCAGCGCATGTTCCTGGCCATGGTTCACGACGTGACTCAACGCCGATCCTACGAAACCCGTCTCGAACAACAGCAACACAGCCTGGAAGAAAAGGTCACGGAACTGGAGGTCAACCAGGACGCGCTGGAGCGTCAGAGCCGGGAGCTGCGCGCTCTTGCCACGGCTCTCGAAAGCGAAAAACACCGGGCCGAGGAAGCCAATGAGGCGAAGAGCCGGTTTCTCGCCAATATGAGCCATGAACTCCGCACGCCGCTCAACGCCATTCTGGGCTTTTCAGAAATCATGAAGGGGGAGCTGATCGGCGACCTCGGCAGCAGCGCCTACCGCGACTATGCCGGCAATATCCATGAGAGCGGGGCGCATCTGCTGGCCCTGATCAATGATGTTCTGGACATGTCGAAGGTAGAAGCCAACCGCTATGTCCTGAACGAAACGGAGTTTGACCTGGCGGAAGTCACGGACGCGGCGCTCCGCCAGTTGCGGCCGCAGGCAGAGCGCGACCAGATCATGCTGGAGATGGCCGTGCCGGTGGGTGTGCGTTTGTGGGCCGACGAGCGGGTGGTTCGCCAGATGGTGCTCAACCTGCTGACCAACGCCGTCAAGTTTACGCCGCCTGGCGGCAATGTGGTGCTGAGCGTGGAGGGCGTTGATGACCGTCTGTCCTTATGTGTGCGGGACAATGGCATCGGCATTCCGCCCGGTGAGATTGACCGGGTGACCCGGCCCTTCGAGCAGGTGGTCCATGACGGAAGGGCGCCGCGTGCCGGCACCGGTCTTGGCCTTGCCCTGACCAAGTCACTGATTGAGTTGCATGGGGGCGCCCTGCGCCTTGACAGCCGGGTCGGCGAGGGAACCACGGCCCGCCTGGATTTCCCACCGGCGCGTCTGCGGGCACAGGCGCCGCTGGCACAGGGCCGCGCGATCTAG